CCGCCCCTTCGCGTGCCCTGATCCGGCTCATCGGGGAGGAGAAGCGGTGGGAGACCGGGCAGCAGGCGGAAGCGAGGAGGGAAGGACGCGCAGCGGAGCCGGCCAACAGCTGAGTccgcctctgcctgctcctctcccGGCCACGATGACGCGCACCttcccggcggcggcggcaccgggCGCCGTGGCGGCCCTGCTCTGGCTCTCGCTCCTGCTCGTCCTGCCCGCCTTGGCCGCCGTGGCTCCTCCGCCCATTGTCGCcactgccgctgcctcctcctcggGCTCCAGCTCCAACAGCAGCCGGCTGGGGCTATCGGAGCCGCCGGCCGGGAACCGCAGCGAGGGCGCCCAGCGGAGCCCCATGTGGGCTCTGCTGCGGGACTTGCCTGTGCTCAAGGCCGCCGTTATCGGGGCTTGCGCCGCCAGCGTCGGGCTCATCGCCTGCCTGCTCCTCCGCGTCCTCAGGTGCGTAGTTGGCGGGGTTGCCAGCTGCTTCCGCCGCCCGCGGCTCCTCTGCCTTTTGCAACGCAGAACTGGAGCGGCCGGCGAGCCTGCTGGGTTGGGAGGCTGCAGGGGGCGCAGGAGGAGCCCCGCACCCGCACCCAGCCCAGCTTGGTTCTTTGGCACCCTTCAGCAagggggtggtgatggtgggccggattgggagggtGGCATCTAAAGGCGGCAGGACAATTGGAGGCATTGTATGGCACTCCCAGAGTACTTCGTGCACATTAGAAATGTCTTTTATCAGATTGCACATTCTTTGGAATGGGCGAGATGTGCATGTTTCATGTTGCTCCtgtaaactgcttttgtttccctaTGATCTTCTGGCAAAAGGCGGATATAAATCTCAAGTGAATAAATTACCTTGGTAATCTTTATG
The Zootoca vivipara chromosome 14, rZooViv1.1, whole genome shotgun sequence DNA segment above includes these coding regions:
- the FAM174B gene encoding membrane protein FAM174B — encoded protein: MTRTFPAAAAPGAVAALLWLSLLLVLPALAAVAPPPIVATAAASSSGSSSNSSRLGLSEPPAGNRSEGAQRSPMWALLRDLPVLKAAVIGACAASVGLIACLLLRVLRSGRKMKKTRKYDIITTPAERVEMAPLNEDDEDDEDSTVFDIKYR